One window from the genome of Halostella litorea encodes:
- a CDS encoding J domain-containing protein: MTHDFYDLLGVPADASQDEIKEAFRKKVQEVHPDLNDDPRAPAQFTALKKGYDTLKDPVERKAYDRLGHKDYVAKRLEGLPDPDQWKPADADGDAGGGSGTTSGSASTGATTAGRSGGSTTSTTAGSAGKTASSGGSASADTSTSTGTGSGSSSRTNTRTRTSTGSATAGGTRTGTTSSGGTNAGASTSTSKAAAGTSDASSEASSTSTPTSDTTSGPGLVERLRSLNYGWPVVFLTSLVYLAGVGLYARGHVGALREFAAAVRAAGTDTTALREALVAGEYGLTSVFEYVRTTAVSDGLPGAGLLVALGAVALPAVFFVVVRTTRRSFAWQPTYLYVVAVLTPLFGLGAGAAEYDWPVVTVVAFGVLPLLAVVALPFNAFVTPRLKRLF; this comes from the coding sequence ATGACGCACGACTTCTACGATCTCCTCGGAGTCCCCGCCGACGCCTCCCAGGACGAGATCAAGGAAGCGTTCAGGAAGAAGGTACAGGAGGTACACCCCGACCTGAACGACGACCCCCGGGCACCGGCCCAGTTCACCGCTCTGAAGAAGGGGTACGACACGCTGAAAGACCCCGTCGAGCGGAAGGCGTACGACAGGCTCGGACACAAGGACTACGTCGCGAAGCGGCTGGAGGGGCTGCCCGACCCCGACCAGTGGAAGCCGGCCGACGCGGACGGCGACGCGGGCGGCGGATCGGGGACCACGAGCGGGTCGGCTTCGACGGGAGCCACGACCGCGGGACGGAGCGGCGGGTCGACCACGAGCACGACGGCCGGGAGCGCCGGCAAAACGGCCTCCTCCGGCGGCTCGGCGTCGGCGGACACGTCGACGAGTACGGGCACCGGGTCGGGGTCGTCGTCGCGGACGAACACCCGCACGCGGACGAGCACCGGGAGCGCGACCGCAGGCGGGACGCGAACCGGGACGACGAGTTCGGGGGGGACGAACGCGGGCGCGTCGACGAGCACCAGCAAGGCGGCGGCCGGGACGAGCGACGCGTCGTCGGAGGCGTCCTCGACGAGCACCCCCACGAGCGATACGACGTCTGGTCCCGGACTGGTCGAGCGCCTCCGGTCGCTCAACTACGGCTGGCCGGTCGTGTTCCTCACGTCGCTCGTCTACCTCGCGGGTGTGGGGCTGTACGCCCGCGGGCACGTCGGGGCGCTCCGGGAGTTCGCGGCGGCGGTGCGCGCGGCGGGGACGGACACGACGGCGCTCCGCGAAGCCCTGGTCGCCGGCGAGTACGGGCTGACGTCGGTGTTCGAGTACGTCCGGACGACGGCCGTCTCCGACGGGCTCCCGGGTGCCGGACTGCTCGTCGCCCTCGGAGCCGTCGCGCTGCCGGCGGTGTTTTTCGTCGTGGTCAGGACGACGCGGCGGTCGTTCGCCTGGCAGCCCACCTACCTCTACGTCGTGGCGGTCCTCACGCCGCTTTTCGGCCTCGGCGCGGGCGCGGCGGAGTACGACTGGCCGGTCGTGACCGTCGTCGCGTTCGGCGTCCTGCCGCTGCTGGCGGTCGTCGCCCTCCCGTTCAACGCCTTCGTCACGCCGCGGCTGAAGCGTCTGTTCTGA
- a CDS encoding glycosyltransferase family 87 protein gives MDRFRGYPLGAWFVLATGVVFGLRTAAVMWFGRADMFALNFKVYYYAAETAMAGGDFYAATPPDWPAYRYLYPPLSVLAFYPAAVPGSWVPGFLVHTAGAAAFGAAGGVLLGRYVERAGRSLSRLDYGLIVGFLVLSIHSVPSVFYGNVNVQLAALTVAGFVALDRGREELSGVAFALAAFIKVFPALFGVWFLRRRAWRAVGAAVGTGLGLLALGVPVFGVGTTRTYLEEALFPRNRAELFQGGLDPNSAYITLRRPLSVAFPEMDPTLLVALPFLLLAPVVCYLYTGVDDRVDRLVAIHGTVTATLLALPSYFIYYVYLAFPLVALLYLMDDRPSRTAFVAGAFVANLSFTLNNAENVVRLLPEAVRPALFAVVRPLFTFASPIEYGMLLMLAACVVYRRRQGGAAVRTDASAAA, from the coding sequence ATGGACCGGTTTCGCGGCTACCCGCTCGGCGCGTGGTTCGTCCTCGCGACGGGCGTCGTCTTCGGCCTCCGCACGGCCGCGGTGATGTGGTTCGGGCGCGCCGACATGTTCGCGCTCAACTTCAAGGTGTACTACTACGCCGCCGAGACCGCGATGGCCGGCGGCGACTTCTACGCCGCGACGCCGCCGGACTGGCCGGCGTACAGATACCTCTACCCGCCGCTGTCCGTCCTCGCGTTCTACCCCGCCGCGGTCCCCGGAAGCTGGGTCCCCGGCTTCCTCGTCCACACGGCCGGCGCGGCCGCGTTCGGCGCGGCCGGCGGCGTCCTGCTCGGGCGCTACGTCGAGCGCGCCGGGCGCTCGCTCTCCCGCCTCGACTACGGCCTGATCGTCGGCTTCCTCGTCCTCTCGATCCACTCCGTCCCGTCGGTGTTCTACGGCAACGTCAACGTGCAACTGGCCGCGCTCACCGTCGCCGGCTTCGTCGCGCTGGACCGCGGCCGCGAGGAACTGTCCGGGGTCGCGTTCGCGCTGGCCGCGTTCATCAAGGTGTTCCCGGCGCTGTTCGGCGTCTGGTTCCTCCGCCGCCGCGCGTGGCGCGCCGTCGGCGCGGCCGTGGGGACCGGCCTCGGCCTGCTCGCGCTCGGCGTGCCCGTCTTCGGCGTCGGGACGACGCGGACCTATCTAGAGGAGGCGCTGTTCCCGCGGAACCGCGCGGAGCTGTTCCAGGGCGGACTGGACCCCAACAGCGCGTACATCACGCTCCGCCGGCCGCTGTCGGTCGCCTTCCCCGAGATGGACCCGACGCTGCTCGTCGCGCTCCCCTTCCTCCTGCTCGCGCCGGTCGTGTGCTACCTCTACACCGGGGTCGACGACCGCGTCGACCGCCTCGTCGCCATCCACGGCACCGTGACGGCGACGCTGCTCGCGCTGCCCTCCTACTTCATCTACTACGTGTATCTGGCCTTCCCGCTCGTCGCGCTGCTGTACCTCATGGACGACCGCCCCTCGCGGACGGCGTTCGTCGCGGGCGCGTTCGTGGCGAACCTCTCCTTTACGCTCAACAACGCCGAGAACGTCGTCCGACTGCTCCCCGAGGCCGTCCGGCCGGCGCTGTTCGCGGTCGTCCGCCCGCTTTTCACGTTCGCCTCGCCGATCGAGTACGGGATGTTGCTGATGCTCGCGGCGTGTGTAGTCTACCGCCGACGGCAGGGCGGCGCGGCCGTCAGAACAGACGCTTCAGCCGCGGCGTGA
- a CDS encoding uracil-DNA glycosylase family protein has protein sequence MQNVTDRTRNPFGMSPPCEAACSASHAAVLGYGDANADFHVVGDHPGVHGGGGTGVPFTGTAGAERLQSVLHEVGLLGAPYADEPTAENLFLSYLHACCPPDGATPDADAYARLEPFFDAEFRAINAHVILPVGERATDHVLAEFTAKANQVETDMPAIHGSEVRGRGYLVVPVRDPGEWDDTDADRLRARLEAILGSDYRQESDLGRFLPGSEPYRVR, from the coding sequence GTGCAGAACGTCACCGACCGGACGCGGAACCCCTTCGGCATGTCGCCGCCCTGTGAAGCCGCCTGCTCGGCGAGCCACGCGGCCGTCCTCGGCTACGGCGACGCCAACGCGGACTTCCACGTCGTCGGCGACCACCCGGGCGTCCACGGCGGCGGGGGGACCGGCGTCCCGTTTACCGGCACCGCGGGGGCCGAGCGCCTCCAGTCGGTGCTCCACGAGGTCGGCCTCCTCGGTGCTCCCTACGCCGACGAGCCGACGGCCGAGAACCTGTTTCTGAGCTACCTCCACGCCTGCTGTCCGCCCGACGGGGCGACACCCGACGCCGACGCGTACGCCCGGCTCGAACCGTTCTTCGACGCCGAGTTCCGGGCGATCAACGCCCACGTCATCCTCCCGGTCGGGGAGCGCGCGACCGACCACGTCCTCGCGGAGTTCACCGCGAAGGCCAACCAGGTCGAGACGGACATGCCGGCGATCCACGGCTCCGAGGTCCGCGGCCGCGGCTACCTCGTCGTGCCCGTGCGCGACCCGGGCGAGTGGGACGACACGGATGCCGACCGGCTCCGCGCGCGCCTGGAGGCGATCCTCGGCTCCGACTACCGACAGGAGAGCGACCTCGGGCGGTTCCTCCCCGGGAGCGAACCGTACCGGGTCCGCTGA
- a CDS encoding heavy-metal-associated domain-containing protein, which yields MATELTVDGMTCQGCEAVVEKALEMADGVDDASADRYESVAEVQGDADPETLVTKVEMAGYEAST from the coding sequence ATGGCGACAGAACTCACGGTCGACGGGATGACCTGCCAGGGCTGCGAAGCGGTCGTCGAGAAGGCACTGGAGATGGCCGACGGCGTCGACGACGCCTCGGCGGACCGCTACGAGAGCGTCGCCGAGGTGCAGGGGGACGCCGACCCCGAGACGCTGGTGACGAAAGTCGAGATGGCCGGCTACGAGGCCTCGACGTAA
- a CDS encoding AsnC family transcriptional regulator, whose translation MHELDDTDLGILRLLAADARRPYSEIAERVGVSPPTVSDRVDRLEELGVIERFTLDIDRSKLSDGVSVLVDVDLRPGSVGDVKRRLAEVDEVEHVFATADAGVVAKATVRPDEVGAMLADAVDADQVRDYDVRLLADAERSPQVDAAEFAPNCDECGDTVTADGESVRIDGRLHHFCSSACRSDFAERYEPLEDPA comes from the coding sequence ATGCACGAACTCGACGACACCGACCTCGGCATTCTGCGCTTGCTGGCCGCCGACGCCCGCCGCCCGTACAGCGAGATCGCCGAGCGGGTCGGCGTCTCGCCGCCGACCGTCTCCGACCGCGTCGACCGGCTCGAGGAACTCGGCGTCATCGAGCGGTTCACGCTCGACATCGACCGCTCGAAGCTGAGCGACGGCGTGTCGGTACTCGTCGACGTCGACCTCCGGCCCGGATCCGTCGGCGACGTCAAGCGCCGCCTCGCCGAGGTCGACGAGGTCGAGCACGTGTTCGCCACCGCCGACGCGGGCGTCGTGGCGAAGGCGACCGTCCGGCCCGACGAGGTCGGAGCGATGCTCGCGGACGCGGTCGACGCCGACCAGGTCCGCGACTACGACGTGCGCCTCCTCGCCGACGCCGAGCGGAGCCCACAGGTCGACGCCGCCGAGTTCGCCCCGAACTGCGACGAGTGTGGCGACACCGTCACGGCCGACGGCGAGTCGGTCCGGATCGACGGCCGCCTCCATCACTTCTGCTCGTCTGCCTGCCGGAGCGACTTCGCGGAGCGCTACGAGCCGTTGGAAGACCCAGCCTGA
- a CDS encoding peroxidase-related enzyme (This protein belongs to a clade of uncharacterized proteins related to peroxidases such as the alkylhydroperoxidase AhpD.) has translation MAEDVDAMTRFPVPDVEDLPADLRERIEAETERAGFTPNVFLAYAYRPSQFRAFFQYYDALVEDSDLTREEIEMIIVAVSGVNDCYYCNVAHGALVRIYAEDPLLADQLVSNYRNADVSDRHRRMLDLAVELTENQAAVDEDDFERLHEAGFSRREIWDIGAVAAFFNLSNRMAQLADMRPNEEFHTMGR, from the coding sequence ATGGCCGAGGACGTAGACGCCATGACGCGGTTCCCCGTACCGGACGTCGAGGACCTGCCCGCGGACCTGCGGGAGCGCATCGAGGCCGAGACCGAGCGCGCCGGCTTCACGCCGAACGTGTTCCTCGCCTACGCCTACCGGCCCTCGCAGTTCCGGGCGTTCTTCCAGTACTACGACGCGCTGGTCGAGGACAGCGACCTGACCCGCGAGGAGATTGAGATGATAATCGTCGCCGTCAGCGGCGTCAACGATTGCTATTACTGCAACGTCGCCCACGGCGCGCTGGTCCGTATCTACGCGGAGGACCCGCTGCTGGCCGACCAGCTCGTCTCCAACTACCGGAACGCGGACGTCAGCGACCGCCACCGCCGGATGCTCGACCTGGCGGTGGAGCTCACCGAGAACCAGGCGGCGGTCGACGAGGACGACTTCGAGCGCCTCCACGAGGCCGGGTTCAGCCGGCGGGAGATCTGGGACATCGGGGCCGTCGCCGCCTTCTTCAACCTCTCGAACCGGATGGCCCAGCTTGCGGACATGCGGCCGAACGAGGAGTTCCACACGATGGGCCGATGA
- a CDS encoding metal-dependent hydrolase — MYQLGHYGIAMLVYAPVGAALVLAGHPFAAYVGGAVMVGTATLPDCDHRLPLVEHRGPTHSLAFALLVGGVLAVAGSALAPAVDGVLGLDPAVLGFALGTLSVSTHLLGDVLTPMGIRPLWPLSRRRYSLNLTPAKNRVANYGLFALGVLATAVTVVGLARVA, encoded by the coding sequence GTGTATCAGCTGGGTCACTACGGGATCGCGATGCTCGTGTACGCGCCGGTCGGCGCGGCGCTCGTGCTCGCCGGGCACCCGTTCGCGGCGTACGTCGGCGGCGCGGTGATGGTCGGCACCGCGACGCTCCCGGACTGCGACCACCGCCTGCCGCTCGTCGAGCACCGCGGGCCGACCCACTCGCTGGCGTTCGCGCTGCTGGTCGGCGGCGTCCTGGCCGTCGCGGGGTCAGCGCTCGCGCCGGCCGTCGACGGGGTGCTCGGCCTTGACCCGGCCGTCCTCGGGTTCGCGCTCGGAACGCTATCGGTGTCGACCCACCTGCTCGGCGACGTGCTGACGCCGATGGGGATCCGCCCGCTGTGGCCGCTGTCGCGCCGCCGCTACTCGCTGAACCTGACGCCCGCGAAAAACCGGGTCGCCAACTACGGCCTGTTCGCGCTCGGCGTGCTCGCAACGGCGGTGACGGTCGTCGGCCTCGCCCGGGTCGCCTGA
- a CDS encoding DUF7577 domain-containing protein yields MNALVTAVLYAGVVVLVPLLVVLPLLLLERSRDDGRSLPNRAAGSGFPRTSDERSRGSDDGAGDAVACRTCGALNGAEYTFCHECTDRLGGR; encoded by the coding sequence ATGAACGCCCTCGTCACGGCGGTCCTGTACGCCGGCGTCGTCGTGCTGGTGCCCCTGCTCGTCGTGCTCCCCCTGCTCCTGCTGGAGCGCAGCCGGGACGACGGCAGGAGCCTCCCGAACCGGGCCGCCGGCTCGGGGTTCCCGCGGACGTCCGACGAGCGGTCCCGGGGGTCGGACGACGGGGCGGGAGACGCCGTCGCGTGCCGGACCTGCGGGGCGCTCAACGGGGCCGAGTACACGTTCTGCCACGAGTGTACGGACCGGCTCGGCGGGCGCTGA
- a CDS encoding Gfo/Idh/MocA family protein has product MNFGVLSTAHIARTAFIPALDGTDHDVVAIASRDGDRAAAAAEDHGIPRSYGSYEALLEDDGLDAVYNPLPNAHHAEWTERAADAGLHVLCEKPLGVDADEARELGEYCDERGVTLMEAFMYRYNPRTERAIEVVEEELGEVRSVQSRFSFRMGDTPDDIRLSPDLAGGSLMDVGCYAIHATRQFLGEPERVVGTTNDARGAGVETEAAATLEYEGGATAQVSSGFETPETQYYRVETTDGWLEVTDAFNTSDVTEPTLTYAVDGRTVTETFEPVDQYALEADHFADCVAEGRTPLTDAEDAAATLAVIDAIKESAATDAPATLD; this is encoded by the coding sequence ATGAACTTCGGCGTACTCAGCACGGCACACATCGCTCGGACGGCCTTCATCCCCGCGCTCGACGGCACCGACCACGACGTCGTGGCGATCGCGTCCCGGGACGGCGACCGCGCCGCGGCGGCGGCGGAGGACCACGGGATCCCCCGCTCGTACGGGAGCTACGAGGCGCTGCTGGAGGACGACGGGCTGGACGCCGTCTACAACCCGCTGCCGAACGCCCACCACGCCGAGTGGACGGAGCGGGCGGCCGACGCCGGCCTCCACGTGCTCTGCGAGAAGCCCCTCGGCGTCGACGCCGACGAGGCGCGCGAACTGGGCGAGTACTGCGACGAGCGGGGCGTGACGCTGATGGAGGCGTTCATGTACCGGTACAACCCCCGCACGGAGCGGGCCATCGAAGTCGTCGAGGAGGAACTGGGCGAGGTGCGCTCCGTGCAGTCGCGGTTCTCGTTCCGCATGGGCGACACCCCCGACGACATCCGCCTCTCCCCCGACCTGGCCGGCGGGAGCCTGATGGACGTGGGCTGTTACGCCATCCACGCGACCCGGCAGTTCCTCGGCGAGCCCGAGCGGGTCGTCGGCACCACGAACGACGCGCGGGGCGCGGGCGTCGAGACGGAGGCCGCCGCGACGCTGGAGTACGAGGGCGGCGCGACGGCGCAGGTGTCGTCCGGGTTCGAGACGCCGGAGACCCAGTACTACCGCGTCGAGACGACCGACGGCTGGCTGGAGGTCACCGACGCGTTCAACACGTCCGACGTGACCGAGCCGACGCTGACCTACGCGGTCGACGGGCGGACCGTCACCGAGACGTTCGAGCCGGTCGACCAGTACGCGCTGGAGGCGGACCACTTCGCGGACTGCGTCGCCGAGGGGCGGACGCCGCTGACCGACGCCGAGGACGCCGCGGCGACGCTCGCGGTCATCGACGCCATAAAGGAGAGCGCGGCGACCGACGCGCCCGCGACGCTCGACTAA
- a CDS encoding aldo/keto reductase: MTLPTKTLPSGDELPVVGVGTWNIGGDTVREAVRAGLDAGYAHVDTAEGYKNEAEIGEALADYDRDDVFLTSKVLPKNLAYESVIQSCEASLERLGTDYLDLYLIHWPNPAISLRETLDAMATLHDEGKVRNVGVSNFSAYQLSCAQHVSDVPIAVNQIEYHPWFQRPDLVEYCRETDTVIEAAAPLARTEIFESDVVADLADSYGKSPAQVVLRWAVENDVVPLPKSSTPEHVRENVELFDWELDDADRQRLDEADRDRPVYDYPSRDWTGDVYGISE, from the coding sequence ATGACTCTCCCGACCAAGACGCTCCCGAGCGGCGACGAACTGCCGGTGGTCGGCGTCGGCACGTGGAACATCGGCGGCGACACCGTCCGCGAGGCCGTCCGCGCCGGCCTGGACGCGGGCTACGCGCACGTCGACACCGCCGAGGGGTACAAAAACGAGGCCGAGATCGGCGAGGCCCTCGCGGACTACGACCGCGACGACGTGTTCCTCACGTCGAAGGTGCTCCCGAAGAACCTCGCGTACGAGTCGGTGATCCAGTCCTGCGAGGCGTCGCTGGAGCGACTGGGCACCGACTACCTGGACCTGTACCTGATCCACTGGCCGAACCCGGCGATATCCCTCCGGGAGACGCTGGACGCGATGGCGACCCTGCACGACGAGGGGAAGGTGCGCAACGTCGGCGTCTCGAACTTCAGCGCCTACCAGCTCAGCTGCGCCCAGCACGTCTCCGACGTCCCCATCGCCGTCAACCAGATCGAGTACCACCCGTGGTTCCAGCGCCCGGACCTCGTGGAGTACTGCCGCGAGACCGACACCGTGATCGAGGCCGCCGCGCCGCTCGCCCGCACGGAGATATTCGAGAGCGACGTCGTGGCGGACCTCGCCGACTCCTACGGCAAGTCGCCCGCGCAGGTCGTCCTCCGCTGGGCGGTCGAGAACGACGTGGTGCCGCTCCCGAAGTCCTCGACGCCCGAGCACGTCCGCGAGAACGTCGAACTGTTCGACTGGGAACTCGACGACGCGGACCGGCAGCGCCTCGACGAGGCCGACCGCGATCGGCCGGTGTACGACTACCCGTCGCGGGACTGGACCGGCGACGTGTACGGCATCTCGGAGTAG
- a CDS encoding nucleoside triphosphate pyrophosphohydrolase, with translation MAREYDKLVRDRIPELIEADGERPVTHVADGAEYERRLREKLDEEVREYREDGDPEELADVLEVVHALRELAGLTEAELAALRAEKAEDRGRFEERVVLERVE, from the coding sequence ATGGCACGCGAGTACGACAAACTGGTCCGGGACCGGATCCCGGAGCTGATCGAGGCGGACGGCGAGCGGCCGGTGACACACGTCGCGGACGGCGCGGAGTACGAGCGCCGCCTGCGCGAGAAACTGGACGAGGAAGTTCGCGAGTACCGCGAGGACGGCGACCCCGAGGAACTGGCCGACGTACTGGAGGTCGTACACGCGCTCCGCGAGCTAGCGGGGCTGACGGAGGCGGAACTGGCGGCGTTGCGCGCGGAGAAAGCGGAAGACCGCGGGCGGTTCGAAGAGCGGGTCGTACTGGAGCGCGTCGAGTAG
- the sucD gene encoding succinate--CoA ligase subunit alpha, translating into MSVLVDDDTRVVVQGITGGEGNFHAEQMIEYGTNVVAGAVPGKGGQEVHGVPVYDTVEAAAREENADASVIFVPPAFAGDAVFEALDAPIDLAVAITEGIPTQDMARVNKRLDEVDTRLIGPNCPGIITPGEAKLGILPGNIFSSGNVGLVSRSGTLTYQVVDNLTDRGLGQTTAIGIGGDPIIGTDFVDALELFEADEDTEAVVMCGEIGGEDEEEAAAYIGEHMDTPVAGFIAGRTAPPGKRMGHAGAIVSGSGTGTAESKIQALNDAGVPVGDTPGEVADAVEDLL; encoded by the coding sequence ATGAGTGTTCTCGTCGACGACGACACCCGAGTGGTCGTGCAGGGCATCACCGGCGGGGAGGGCAACTTCCACGCCGAGCAGATGATCGAGTACGGCACCAACGTCGTCGCCGGCGCGGTGCCGGGCAAGGGCGGCCAGGAGGTCCACGGCGTCCCCGTCTACGACACCGTGGAGGCCGCCGCGCGCGAGGAGAACGCCGACGCGTCGGTGATCTTCGTGCCGCCGGCCTTCGCCGGCGACGCCGTCTTCGAGGCGCTCGACGCGCCGATCGACCTCGCGGTCGCCATCACGGAGGGCATCCCCACGCAGGACATGGCCCGCGTGAACAAGCGCCTCGACGAGGTCGACACCCGCCTCATCGGGCCGAACTGCCCCGGCATCATCACGCCCGGCGAGGCGAAACTGGGCATCCTGCCCGGCAACATCTTCTCCTCGGGCAACGTCGGCCTCGTCTCCCGGTCGGGGACGCTCACCTACCAGGTCGTCGACAACCTGACCGACCGCGGCCTGGGCCAGACGACCGCCATCGGCATCGGCGGCGACCCGATCATCGGCACGGACTTCGTCGACGCCCTCGAACTGTTCGAGGCCGACGAGGACACCGAGGCCGTCGTCATGTGCGGCGAGATCGGCGGCGAGGACGAGGAGGAGGCCGCGGCGTACATCGGCGAGCACATGGACACGCCGGTCGCCGGCTTCATCGCCGGCCGCACGGCCCCGCCGGGCAAGCGCATGGGCCACGCCGGCGCCATCGTCTCCGGCAGCGGCACCGGCACCGCCGAGTCGAAGATCCAGGCGCTCAACGACGCGGGCGTCCCGGTCGGCGACACCCCCGGGGAGGTCGCCGACGCCGTCGAGGACCTGCTGTAG
- the sucC gene encoding ADP-forming succinate--CoA ligase subunit beta: MKLHEYQAKGVFADAGIPTPASELADSVDEVLAAAEEIGYPVAVKAQVQVGGRGKAGGIKLVESDEEAREAAESILGMDLKGIHVDRVLVEEAVDFVNELYVGVTMDRGEGKPVAMVSTRGGVNIEEVAEEDPDAIVREHVDPAFGMHPYQARKAVYEAGVDRAVANDVASVLRTLYQLWDDKDGADAEINPLMVTSDDEVIAADAVMNIDEDALFRQPEIAEMEDESASGDELEQKADEYGFDYVRLDGNVGIIGNGAGLVMTTLDLVDYYGGAPANFLDVGGGAKAERIANALDMVFSDDNVDSVVFNIFGGITRGDEVARGINEALEQFDEIPKPVVVRLAGTNWEEGLEILNEDLVTVEQTLEDAVQRAVDYAEEVEA; the protein is encoded by the coding sequence ATGAAACTGCACGAGTACCAGGCGAAGGGAGTCTTCGCCGACGCCGGGATCCCGACGCCCGCCTCCGAACTGGCGGACAGCGTCGACGAGGTCCTGGCAGCGGCCGAGGAGATCGGCTATCCGGTGGCTGTGAAGGCGCAGGTACAGGTCGGCGGCCGCGGCAAGGCGGGCGGTATCAAACTGGTCGAGAGCGACGAGGAGGCCCGCGAGGCGGCCGAGTCGATCCTCGGGATGGACCTCAAGGGCATCCACGTCGACCGGGTCCTCGTCGAGGAGGCGGTCGACTTCGTCAACGAACTGTACGTCGGCGTCACCATGGACCGCGGCGAGGGCAAGCCCGTGGCGATGGTGTCGACCCGCGGCGGCGTCAACATCGAGGAGGTCGCCGAGGAGGACCCCGACGCCATCGTGCGCGAGCACGTCGACCCCGCGTTCGGGATGCACCCCTACCAGGCCCGGAAGGCCGTCTACGAGGCCGGCGTCGACCGCGCCGTCGCCAACGACGTGGCGAGCGTCCTGCGCACGCTGTACCAGCTGTGGGACGACAAGGACGGGGCCGACGCGGAGATCAACCCGCTGATGGTCACCAGCGACGACGAGGTCATCGCGGCCGACGCCGTGATGAACATCGACGAGGACGCCCTGTTCCGCCAGCCCGAGATCGCGGAGATGGAGGACGAGTCCGCGTCCGGCGACGAACTGGAGCAGAAGGCCGACGAGTACGGCTTCGACTACGTCCGCCTCGACGGCAACGTCGGCATCATCGGCAACGGCGCGGGCCTCGTGATGACGACGCTCGACCTCGTCGACTACTACGGCGGCGCGCCCGCCAACTTCCTCGACGTCGGCGGCGGCGCGAAGGCCGAGCGGATCGCCAACGCCCTCGACATGGTGTTCTCCGACGACAACGTCGACAGCGTCGTGTTCAACATCTTCGGCGGCATCACCCGCGGCGACGAGGTCGCCCGCGGCATCAACGAAGCCCTGGAACAGTTCGACGAGATCCCCAAGCCCGTCGTCGTGCGCCTCGCGGGCACCAACTGGGAGGAGGGCCTCGAGATCCTGAACGAGGACCTCGTCACCGTCGAGCAGACACTTGAGGACGCGGTCCAGCGTGCGGTCGACTACGCCGAGGAGGTGGAAGCATGA